A region of uncultured Anaeromusa sp. DNA encodes the following proteins:
- a CDS encoding nucleoside kinase, with translation MIRVQLTDLGKEIPCPKNRAVRDLLVHYQGDADKVLAVRINHEVKDLNTLLTEDASVEFLDVSTIDGNRIYQRTLSMVLVVAVKELFLQDGDVSVEHSLDGGLYCKLSIKQEVDAQIVARLEARMREIVAQKRPILKKVLPRTEAIELFAAEKLYGKVLLLESLEREFVSLYYCGDTHNYFYGAMAINTAQVPLFVLEPYQDGFVMLFPSREEPQEVPSFRNRPKLAKVFQEAESWGSILECTDVGSLNGHLEQGEAASLVRIAEALHEKKIAQVADYIAEHRKEVALVLIAGPSSSGKTTFAQRLMIQLRVNALRPVAISLDDYFVDRSHTPMDEQGKPDFEAIEAIDLELFNHHLERLLAGEEVEIPRFDFRTGQRASSGRRIRITDNQPLIIEGIHGLNERLTEVVPRERKVKIYISALTQLSLDQHNRIPTTDARLIRRIVRDHQFRSHDALATLRIWPSVRRGEHRNIFPFQEDADIMFNSALIYELGMLRKHAQPLLEAIGPEHSEYSEAKRLLSFLAYFHAIEDDLVPVNSILREFIGGSCFH, from the coding sequence ATGATTCGCGTACAACTTACTGATCTAGGAAAAGAAATACCTTGCCCTAAAAACAGGGCAGTGCGTGATTTGCTTGTGCATTATCAAGGTGATGCGGACAAAGTCTTGGCGGTGCGGATTAACCATGAAGTCAAGGATCTGAATACGCTGTTGACTGAAGACGCAAGCGTTGAATTTTTGGATGTTTCAACAATAGACGGAAACCGTATTTATCAACGTACCTTGTCTATGGTGCTTGTCGTAGCTGTAAAAGAGCTTTTTTTACAAGACGGCGACGTAAGTGTAGAGCATTCACTGGATGGTGGTTTGTATTGCAAACTGTCAATCAAACAAGAAGTGGACGCGCAAATTGTAGCGCGCTTAGAGGCGAGGATGCGCGAAATTGTGGCGCAAAAGCGCCCTATTCTAAAGAAAGTGCTGCCTCGTACTGAAGCTATCGAGTTGTTTGCTGCGGAAAAATTATATGGCAAGGTACTGCTGTTGGAATCGCTGGAAAGAGAATTTGTCAGCCTGTATTACTGCGGTGACACACATAATTACTTTTATGGAGCTATGGCTATTAATACAGCGCAAGTCCCTCTTTTTGTGTTGGAGCCGTATCAGGATGGTTTTGTCATGCTCTTTCCGTCTCGGGAAGAGCCGCAAGAAGTGCCTTCTTTTCGGAATCGACCTAAACTGGCGAAAGTATTTCAGGAGGCGGAATCTTGGGGCAGCATTTTGGAATGTACTGATGTTGGTTCGCTAAATGGTCATTTGGAGCAAGGCGAAGCGGCATCCTTAGTGCGTATTGCGGAAGCCTTGCATGAAAAGAAGATTGCGCAAGTAGCTGATTACATTGCGGAGCATCGGAAAGAAGTGGCGTTGGTCTTGATTGCAGGGCCATCTTCATCAGGGAAGACTACCTTTGCACAACGTCTTATGATTCAGTTGCGGGTCAATGCGTTGCGGCCGGTGGCTATCTCGTTGGATGATTATTTTGTTGATCGGTCGCATACGCCGATGGATGAACAAGGCAAGCCAGATTTCGAGGCGATTGAAGCCATTGATTTGGAGTTATTTAATCATCATTTGGAGAGGCTATTAGCCGGCGAAGAGGTAGAAATTCCTCGCTTTGATTTTCGTACAGGACAAAGAGCTTCAAGTGGGCGACGAATTCGAATTACCGATAATCAGCCATTGATTATTGAGGGAATTCACGGCTTGAATGAACGCTTGACAGAAGTCGTTCCGAGGGAACGAAAGGTTAAGATTTACATTAGTGCTTTGACGCAGCTTTCATTGGATCAGCATAATCGCATTCCGACTACCGATGCACGTTTAATTCGACGCATTGTTCGAGATCATCAATTCCGTTCACATGATGCGCTGGCGACTTTGCGAATTTGGCCTTCTGTGCGCAGAGGAGAACATCGTAATATTTTCCCTTTCCAGGAAGATGCTGACATTATGTTTAATTCAGCGTTGATTTATGAACTTGGCATGCTCCGAAAGCATGCACAACCCCTGCTGGAAGCCATTGGACCGGAGCATTCGGAATATAGCGAGGCGAAACGTTTGCTGAGCTTCTTAGCCTATTTCCATGCGATTGAAGACGATTTAGTGCCAGTGAATTCGATTTTGCGCGAGTTTATCGGCGGATCTTGCTTTCATTGA
- a CDS encoding inorganic phosphate transporter — translation MPDTLLIAVVVLALAFDYINGFHDTANAIATSVSTRALPPRVAVYMAACLNFAGAMYSTGVAKTIGSDIVTAASMVNEPIIIAAMVGAIFWNLLTWWLGIPSSSSHALIGGVMGAVIISKGMVALKISGIVKIVLSLVISPLLAIVCGFFVMNALFWAFRKQGPARVNHKFKKLQVLAAAMMSFAHGSNDAQKAMGIITLALVSAGYLDVFEVPFWVKIGAAVAMGCGTAFGGWRIIKTMGAKIFKLEPINGFSADINSSLVIFTATLMHLPVSTTHVVSGSIMGVGAAKRINAVRWGVAQQMVMAWVLTIPSTALVSALTYKFIEVLFL, via the coding sequence ATGCCTGATACATTGCTGATTGCAGTTGTGGTTCTTGCCTTGGCCTTTGATTATATCAACGGTTTTCATGATACAGCCAATGCCATTGCAACATCAGTTTCAACGCGGGCTTTGCCGCCGCGGGTGGCCGTATATATGGCGGCATGTTTGAATTTTGCCGGTGCGATGTACAGTACCGGAGTGGCTAAAACCATTGGCAGTGATATTGTTACGGCGGCTAGTATGGTGAATGAGCCCATTATTATTGCCGCTATGGTGGGGGCCATTTTTTGGAATTTATTGACCTGGTGGCTGGGAATTCCCAGCAGCTCCTCCCATGCCCTGATTGGCGGCGTTATGGGGGCTGTTATTATTTCCAAGGGAATGGTAGCGTTAAAGATTTCCGGCATTGTAAAAATTGTTTTATCATTAGTTATTTCACCGCTGTTGGCGATTGTTTGCGGCTTTTTTGTCATGAATGCGTTGTTTTGGGCTTTTCGCAAACAAGGCCCTGCGCGGGTCAATCACAAGTTTAAAAAGCTACAGGTTTTGGCAGCGGCGATGATGTCTTTTGCACATGGTTCCAATGACGCGCAAAAAGCGATGGGTATTATCACCCTGGCGTTGGTTAGTGCCGGCTATTTGGATGTGTTTGAGGTGCCTTTTTGGGTGAAAATAGGGGCGGCTGTGGCTATGGGATGTGGTACGGCTTTTGGCGGTTGGCGTATTATTAAGACGATGGGCGCGAAAATTTTCAAATTGGAGCCCATTAACGGTTTCTCAGCCGATATAAACTCCTCATTGGTTATTTTTACGGCAACGCTGATGCATCTGCCGGTTAGTACAACCCATGTAGTTTCTGGTTCGATTATGGGCGTGGGGGCGGCTAAACGCATTAATGCGGTACGGTGGGGCGTAGCGCAGCAGATGGTTATGGCCTGGGTGTTGACGATTCCTTCGACTGCGCTGGTAAGCGCATTGACGTACAAATTTATTGAGGTATTGTTCCTTTAA
- a CDS encoding DUF47 family protein has translation MFSLKPKEDEFFKLFVESSQLLREGALLLKRVTEDPSQLAESMRQIYELEHQADEVNDAILDRLNQTFITPLDREDIHALANMLDSGVDFIHGIIERMTLYGVTTHKAGAEELGRLLAECTEEIASASALLGNIKKNQSKILDHVRTISVLESEGDRFYRQEVARLFECTPDPIEVIKWKDILEYLENALDHSEAIADLLRGMAMKYA, from the coding sequence ATGTTTTCCCTGAAACCGAAGGAAGATGAGTTTTTCAAGTTGTTTGTGGAAAGCTCTCAATTGTTGCGAGAAGGCGCTTTGCTGTTGAAGCGCGTTACCGAAGACCCTTCTCAGTTAGCTGAGAGCATGCGACAAATTTATGAGTTGGAGCATCAAGCGGATGAGGTTAACGATGCTATCTTGGATCGTTTGAACCAAACCTTTATTACACCGCTGGATCGGGAAGATATTCATGCGTTGGCCAATATGCTGGATAGCGGCGTGGATTTTATTCATGGCATTATTGAAAGAATGACATTGTACGGCGTTACAACTCATAAAGCGGGCGCTGAAGAATTAGGCCGTTTGCTTGCGGAATGTACGGAAGAAATTGCCAGCGCTAGCGCGTTGCTTGGCAATATCAAAAAAAATCAGAGCAAGATACTGGACCATGTACGTACGATTAGCGTGCTTGAAAGCGAAGGAGACCGGTTTTACCGGCAGGAAGTAGCGCGCTTGTTTGAATGTACTCCGGATCCTATTGAAGTGATCAAATGGAAGGATATTTTAGAGTATCTGGAAAATGCCTTGGATCATTCCGAAGCCATTGCAGACTTGCTAAGAGGGATGGCCATGAAATATGCCTGA
- a CDS encoding aminotransferase class I/II-fold pyridoxal phosphate-dependent enzyme has product MSFSLAASHAKGKFATDNIFGANAAAVQAEAKVGKEKVVNATIGAILDDEGVLVCLPTVERVFRALPTVDLVRYSPIPGQPDFLQAAMDMTFGEHKPNAYMEAVATAGGCGVIHHAIWNYTELGDTVLTSDWYWGPYSVLCHDALRKLDTFQLFDERQKFNLQAFQSKVVEVLAKQDSVLVILNTPAHNPTGYSLSDTEWDGVLQIAKECAKNPDKRIILLVDAAYLEFAGEDSECRAFFSKFGQLPQNLLTIVAFSMSKAFTMYGQRVGAMIGISSNKDVVQEFADINQYTSRATWSNINTPAMATMATIYHDRQLKAAVDAERQSFYYLIRERAETFVNEAAAISLHMLPYRAGFFLSIPAKNPEAVCEKLQEDYIFAVPLDNGIRVAVCAVPAYKIKGMAEKFKQAIAKTE; this is encoded by the coding sequence ATGTCATTTTCGTTGGCCGCATCTCATGCGAAAGGCAAATTTGCTACTGATAATATTTTTGGCGCTAACGCGGCAGCTGTACAGGCGGAAGCTAAGGTAGGCAAGGAGAAAGTAGTCAATGCGACGATTGGCGCAATCTTAGATGATGAAGGCGTCTTGGTTTGCCTTCCTACCGTGGAAAGGGTTTTTCGTGCTTTGCCTACGGTAGATTTGGTTCGTTATTCGCCCATACCGGGACAGCCTGATTTTTTACAAGCAGCTATGGATATGACCTTTGGGGAGCATAAGCCGAATGCTTACATGGAGGCAGTGGCGACTGCTGGCGGCTGCGGTGTGATTCATCATGCAATCTGGAACTATACGGAACTAGGAGATACTGTTCTTACGTCCGATTGGTACTGGGGCCCCTATTCTGTGCTTTGTCATGATGCGTTGCGCAAGTTGGATACGTTTCAACTTTTTGATGAAAGACAAAAATTCAATCTTCAAGCATTCCAGTCCAAGGTTGTAGAGGTATTGGCTAAGCAAGACAGTGTATTGGTTATTCTTAATACACCGGCGCATAATCCTACCGGTTATAGCTTGAGCGATACGGAATGGGATGGTGTGCTGCAGATAGCAAAGGAATGCGCGAAAAATCCGGATAAGCGTATTATTTTGCTGGTAGATGCGGCCTATTTGGAATTTGCCGGAGAGGATAGCGAGTGCCGTGCGTTTTTTAGCAAGTTTGGACAATTACCGCAGAATCTATTGACGATTGTCGCTTTCAGCATGTCCAAGGCTTTTACGATGTATGGACAGAGAGTAGGAGCCATGATCGGTATTTCGTCCAACAAGGATGTCGTTCAGGAGTTTGCGGATATTAACCAATATACCAGTCGGGCTACCTGGTCTAACATCAATACGCCCGCCATGGCGACCATGGCAACGATTTATCATGATAGGCAGCTAAAAGCGGCGGTGGATGCGGAACGGCAAAGTTTTTACTATTTAATTCGAGAACGTGCGGAGACTTTTGTCAATGAAGCGGCTGCGATTTCTTTACACATGCTGCCGTATCGGGCTGGTTTCTTTTTATCCATTCCTGCTAAAAATCCGGAGGCTGTTTGTGAAAAACTGCAGGAAGATTATATTTTTGCGGTCCCTCTTGATAATGGAATCCGTGTCGCTGTTTGTGCGGTTCCAGCTTATAAGATTAAAGGCATGGCGGAAAAATTTAAGCAGGCCATAGCCAAGACGGAATAG
- a CDS encoding aspartate kinase has product MAFLVKKFGGSSVATAEKIQAVAERVLRTKEEQDRVVVVVSAMGDTTDDLISLAQKVCGAPYSHARELDQLLTTGEQVSIALLAMALRSKGCPAISLTGPQAGIATSAVSLKGKIRRIEPKRVLAELDKGKVVVVAGFQGLAENGDITTLGRGGSDTSAVALAGALQADVCEILTDVDGVYSADPRIVSSAKKMKEITYNEMLEMARLGAVVMQPRAVEMGKNYGIPIHVRSTFTEIAGTIIREAYTMEEKECAVRGVTHDTHVAKVAVLGVPDQPGIAHLIFSALAQANIDVDMIVQSIRANEKGIIDMVFTIGQDDAAQTRSLMEELAIAQNFSGVEIDEAVAKVSIVGAGMYGSPGVAAKMFGALGSVGINLEVISTSEISVSCLIREERTKEAVNAVHALFFPE; this is encoded by the coding sequence ATGGCTTTTCTTGTAAAAAAATTTGGCGGCAGTTCTGTGGCGACAGCAGAAAAAATTCAAGCGGTGGCGGAGCGCGTTCTTCGGACCAAAGAAGAACAAGATCGCGTGGTTGTTGTTGTGTCAGCCATGGGAGATACGACCGATGATCTGATTTCCTTAGCGCAAAAAGTATGCGGCGCACCATATTCCCACGCTAGAGAACTTGACCAACTTTTAACGACCGGTGAGCAAGTATCTATTGCCCTATTGGCTATGGCGCTACGCAGCAAAGGTTGTCCTGCTATTTCTCTTACTGGCCCGCAAGCTGGTATTGCGACGTCAGCTGTATCATTAAAGGGAAAGATTCGTCGTATTGAACCAAAGCGGGTGCTCGCAGAACTGGATAAAGGCAAGGTTGTAGTGGTTGCCGGTTTTCAAGGATTGGCTGAGAATGGGGATATTACAACGCTAGGACGAGGCGGTTCGGATACATCGGCGGTGGCCTTGGCAGGAGCCTTACAAGCAGACGTGTGTGAAATATTGACCGACGTAGATGGCGTGTATTCGGCAGATCCCCGTATTGTGTCGTCGGCAAAAAAAATGAAAGAAATTACCTATAATGAAATGCTGGAAATGGCGCGCCTTGGAGCGGTGGTAATGCAGCCGCGAGCCGTGGAAATGGGAAAAAATTACGGCATTCCCATTCATGTGCGTTCTACTTTTACGGAAATTGCGGGAACGATTATTAGGGAGGCATACACAATGGAAGAGAAAGAATGCGCCGTTCGCGGCGTGACACATGATACCCATGTAGCCAAGGTGGCAGTACTGGGCGTGCCAGATCAGCCGGGAATCGCGCACTTGATTTTTTCAGCGTTGGCTCAGGCTAATATTGATGTAGATATGATTGTACAGAGTATACGAGCGAATGAAAAGGGAATTATTGATATGGTATTTACGATCGGACAAGATGATGCTGCACAGACAAGGAGCTTAATGGAAGAACTTGCGATTGCGCAGAATTTTAGCGGGGTGGAAATTGATGAAGCAGTGGCGAAAGTATCTATTGTCGGCGCGGGGATGTACGGCAGCCCAGGCGTGGCGGCTAAAATGTTTGGCGCATTAGGGAGTGTGGGGATCAATCTAGAGGTAATCAGTACTTCGGAAATCAGTGTGTCATGCTTGATTAGAGAGGAAAGAACGAAAGAAGCGGTTAATGCCGTACATGCATTGTTTTTTCCAGAATAA
- the uraA gene encoding uracil permease — MSKRMIPVDERLPFLQTLPLSLQHLFAMFGATVLVPILFKVDPATILLFNGIGTLLYLFICKGKIPAYLGSSFAFISPVFVVLPQFGYGSVLGGFFVAGLVFTLVALLIRLVGIRWIDIVFPPAAMGAIVAVIGLELAPVAADMAGLTAKTIDSNAIIVSLFTLTVTILGSVLFRGFLAIIPILIGVLAGYGLAFFMGMVNLSNIEKAPWFSFPTFYSPEFHLGAIAVILPAALVVVAEHIGHLVVTGNIVGKDLTKDPGLDRSLLGNGLSTMLSSLFGSTPNTTYGENIGVLAITKVYSTWVMGGAAILAIILSFIGKLSAAIQSIPVPVMGGVSLLLFGVIAASGVRMLVESKVDYSRARNLILTSLVLIIGISGASLQFGSINLKGMALATVVAIIASLAFNIFDQLGWSNDSEIED, encoded by the coding sequence ATGAGCAAACGAATGATCCCAGTTGATGAACGGCTTCCCTTTCTACAAACCTTACCCTTAAGCCTGCAACATCTCTTTGCCATGTTTGGCGCTACCGTCCTTGTGCCTATTTTATTCAAAGTAGACCCTGCAACCATTCTTCTCTTCAATGGAATTGGCACCTTGTTATACTTATTCATTTGTAAAGGCAAAATCCCTGCCTACTTAGGTTCTAGTTTTGCCTTCATTTCTCCTGTTTTTGTAGTCCTGCCACAATTCGGTTATGGTTCCGTATTAGGAGGATTTTTCGTTGCAGGCCTAGTCTTTACACTTGTAGCTTTACTGATCCGCCTTGTCGGCATTCGCTGGATTGACATCGTTTTTCCACCGGCAGCCATGGGTGCCATTGTCGCTGTTATCGGCTTAGAGTTAGCTCCGGTGGCCGCTGACATGGCCGGTTTAACTGCCAAAACAATTGATTCCAACGCAATTATCGTTTCCTTATTTACTTTGACGGTCACAATTCTTGGGTCCGTACTCTTCCGTGGTTTTCTTGCTATTATTCCCATCTTAATAGGTGTTTTGGCAGGTTATGGCCTGGCCTTTTTCATGGGCATGGTGAATTTAAGCAATATTGAGAAAGCCCCTTGGTTCTCTTTCCCTACGTTCTATTCTCCAGAGTTTCACCTGGGCGCCATTGCCGTCATTCTCCCCGCAGCTCTGGTTGTAGTCGCTGAGCATATCGGTCACTTGGTCGTAACAGGAAACATCGTCGGCAAAGATTTAACAAAAGATCCTGGCCTCGACCGCTCCCTGCTAGGAAACGGCCTGTCCACGATGCTCTCTTCCTTATTCGGTTCCACTCCTAACACTACCTACGGCGAAAATATCGGCGTTTTAGCCATCACCAAAGTATACAGTACCTGGGTTATGGGCGGCGCCGCTATTCTGGCGATTATTCTTTCCTTCATTGGCAAACTATCCGCCGCCATTCAAAGCATTCCAGTACCAGTCATGGGTGGCGTTTCTTTATTGCTCTTCGGCGTTATCGCTGCTTCCGGTGTACGCATGCTGGTAGAAAGCAAAGTAGATTACAGCCGAGCTCGGAACCTCATCCTAACTTCACTCGTATTGATCATCGGCATTAGCGGCGCCAGCTTGCAGTTTGGCAGCATCAATTTAAAAGGAATGGCCTTAGCAACAGTAGTAGCTATCATTGCCAGTCTTGCCTTTAATATCTTCGACCAGCTAGGTTGGAGCAATGACAGTGAAATCGAAGACTAA
- a CDS encoding YajQ family cyclic di-GMP-binding protein, with protein sequence MAKECSFDVVSDLDMQEVDNAVNQCAKEIKQRFDFRGSKSTISLEGDTEIRILADDEYKLKNVIDILQTKAIKRGISLKNFDYGKMETASQSMVRQSITLKKGIQKEKAKEIVAAIKNMKVKVQGQIMDDQVRVVGKDKDDLQRVIGELKMKDFGVDLQFVNFRS encoded by the coding sequence ATGGCAAAAGAGTGTTCCTTTGATGTGGTTTCTGATTTGGATATGCAGGAAGTGGATAATGCCGTTAATCAGTGTGCGAAAGAAATTAAACAACGCTTTGATTTTCGCGGCAGCAAATCAACGATTTCCTTGGAAGGCGATACGGAAATTCGCATTTTAGCGGATGATGAATACAAGCTAAAGAATGTGATTGACATTTTGCAAACGAAAGCAATAAAACGCGGTATTTCCCTCAAGAACTTTGACTATGGTAAAATGGAAACTGCGTCACAAAGTATGGTAAGGCAGTCCATTACACTGAAAAAAGGCATTCAAAAAGAGAAAGCCAAGGAAATTGTGGCAGCTATAAAAAATATGAAAGTTAAAGTGCAAGGACAAATAATGGACGATCAAGTTCGGGTCGTGGGAAAAGATAAGGATGATTTGCAACGGGTTATCGGAGAGTTAAAGATGAAAGATTTTGGCGTTGATTTGCAGTTCGTCAACTTCCGGTCATAA
- a CDS encoding DMT family transporter yields the protein MKKTTIYWLLVVTALFWGANIVAVKQIVSELPPVAAVGMRFFLVSLVLIAWVLFREGKKAWPKGRQWIGLFLLGITGIYGNNVLVFKGVALTTASNASLLMATSPVLTTMFAWLFWKERLRPLQWIGVLLSFLGSLLVITRGSWDVLTSMSLHQGDLLIFGGAFFWTLYTLLGKRVMGSGGLSALATTAWSSCIGTVFLLCMTYWEGYRGALDLTMWGWVSMVYMVLCSGILAFSFWNYGVQQIGPQRAAIFSNIIPLAGVFSAWLLLNEEILLSHGLGALCILCGVWLTTQQ from the coding sequence ATGAAAAAAACGACGATATACTGGTTATTGGTAGTAACGGCACTGTTTTGGGGGGCTAATATTGTTGCCGTTAAGCAGATTGTGAGCGAGTTACCACCAGTGGCAGCTGTGGGGATGCGTTTTTTTTTGGTTAGTTTGGTCCTTATTGCGTGGGTTCTTTTTCGCGAGGGGAAAAAGGCGTGGCCCAAAGGACGGCAGTGGATAGGGCTTTTTTTATTGGGGATTACCGGAATTTATGGGAATAATGTTCTCGTGTTTAAGGGAGTTGCTTTGACCACTGCGTCCAATGCGAGCTTGTTGATGGCTACATCGCCGGTTTTGACTACTATGTTTGCCTGGCTTTTCTGGAAAGAGCGACTGCGTCCACTGCAATGGATTGGGGTATTGCTTTCGTTTCTCGGATCACTGCTGGTAATTACGCGTGGGTCTTGGGATGTCTTAACATCCATGTCTTTACATCAGGGAGATTTACTGATCTTTGGCGGTGCCTTTTTCTGGACTCTGTATACTCTGCTAGGGAAGCGGGTGATGGGCAGCGGCGGCTTGTCTGCTTTGGCGACAACTGCATGGTCTAGCTGTATTGGAACCGTATTCTTATTATGCATGACATACTGGGAAGGATATAGAGGGGCGCTGGATTTGACGATGTGGGGCTGGGTGAGTATGGTTTATATGGTTCTTTGCAGCGGTATTTTGGCTTTTTCTTTTTGGAACTACGGTGTGCAGCAGATCGGACCGCAACGGGCTGCTATTTTTTCCAATATTATTCCATTAGCCGGGGTTTTTTCCGCTTGGCTTTTATTAAATGAAGAGATTTTACTGTCCCATGGACTGGGAGCATTATGTATTTTATGCGGTGTTTGGTTGACTACGCAGCAATAA
- a CDS encoding RluA family pseudouridine synthase, which yields MLIYHIPALSKPTSIRDFIRLHCGLSQSLWRRIQREGSILCNDQTPPPGYWLQEGDILLLTWPKHPASIFAPLPIDIAYEDEVLLVVNKPAGLLAHPHAGPPEATLADAVLTHYQTCSWDYEYHPVHRLDRNTSGLVLIAKRPDIQHFFQKDNLLHLHRSYLGLCHGNWTTHYGCIQAPLARKTGSLIERCVAADGQDALTHYHCCHHTSETSIVRFHLETGRTHQIRVHCAYVGHPLLGDDLYGGLQAQIQRQALHAYTLRFRHPLTQKAICVRSPLPPDMKNLLQKLS from the coding sequence ATGCTTATCTATCATATTCCTGCACTATCCAAGCCAACTTCTATCCGCGATTTTATTCGTCTTCATTGCGGATTATCCCAAAGTCTGTGGCGTCGTATACAAAGAGAAGGATCTATTCTCTGTAACGATCAAACGCCCCCGCCTGGCTATTGGCTGCAAGAGGGAGATATACTTCTCCTTACTTGGCCCAAACATCCTGCGTCAATTTTTGCACCCTTACCAATCGACATAGCTTATGAAGACGAGGTCCTTCTCGTCGTCAATAAACCGGCCGGGCTTTTAGCCCATCCTCACGCAGGGCCGCCAGAAGCGACCCTGGCAGATGCGGTTCTTACTCATTATCAGACCTGTAGCTGGGATTATGAATATCATCCAGTCCATCGCCTAGACCGTAATACTTCCGGCTTAGTTCTTATCGCTAAACGCCCGGATATCCAGCATTTTTTTCAAAAAGACAATTTACTTCACTTACATCGTTCCTATCTAGGTCTCTGCCATGGCAACTGGACCACGCATTATGGTTGTATTCAGGCTCCGCTTGCTCGTAAAACAGGCAGCCTAATCGAACGCTGCGTAGCTGCAGACGGACAAGACGCGCTGACCCATTACCATTGTTGCCATCATACTTCCGAAACATCGATAGTCCGCTTTCATTTGGAAACAGGACGTACCCACCAAATCCGCGTTCATTGCGCCTATGTTGGGCATCCTTTATTGGGAGACGATCTTTACGGCGGACTGCAGGCACAGATTCAGAGACAAGCGCTTCATGCTTACACCCTGCGTTTTCGCCATCCTCTAACCCAAAAAGCAATATGCGTCCGCAGCCCCTTGCCTCCTGACATGAAAAATTTGCTGCAAAAATTATCTTAA
- the fba gene encoding class II fructose-1,6-bisphosphate aldolase, whose product MPLVTSTFMFKKAYEGQYAVGAFNVNNMEIIQGIVDAAKEEQAPLILQVSAGARKYAKHIYLIKLVEAALADSDLPICLHLDHGEDFEICKSCVDGGFSSVMIDGSKHSFEENIALTKKVVEYAHAHGVVVEAELGRLAGVEDSIKVSGKDASYTDPDQAVEFVERTGCDSLAIAIGTSHGAYKFKGEPTLDFERLEIITKRLSGYPLVLHGASTVLPEFVAKCNEFGGDLKGAQGVPEHMLLQAGKQGVCKINIDTDLRLAMTASIREHLQTHPADFDPRQYLKPAREAIKNMVQHKIKNVLNCSNRL is encoded by the coding sequence ATGCCACTCGTTACATCCACCTTTATGTTTAAAAAAGCTTACGAGGGTCAGTATGCCGTTGGCGCTTTCAATGTCAACAACATGGAAATTATTCAAGGTATCGTCGATGCAGCCAAAGAAGAACAAGCACCATTAATTCTTCAAGTATCTGCAGGAGCGCGTAAATATGCAAAGCACATTTACCTGATTAAGCTGGTAGAGGCCGCTTTGGCAGATTCAGATCTTCCTATTTGCCTGCATCTGGACCACGGCGAGGATTTTGAAATTTGTAAGTCCTGCGTTGACGGAGGCTTCAGCTCTGTCATGATTGACGGCTCTAAGCACTCCTTTGAAGAAAACATCGCTCTTACAAAAAAAGTTGTAGAATATGCGCATGCCCATGGCGTTGTGGTTGAAGCAGAACTAGGCCGTTTAGCAGGCGTAGAAGATAGCATCAAGGTCAGCGGTAAAGACGCTTCCTATACGGATCCGGATCAAGCCGTTGAGTTTGTAGAGCGCACCGGGTGTGACTCCTTAGCCATTGCCATAGGCACCAGCCATGGAGCCTATAAATTCAAAGGCGAACCCACCTTAGATTTTGAACGCCTCGAAATCATCACCAAACGTCTCTCTGGCTATCCGTTAGTTCTTCATGGCGCCTCCACGGTCCTGCCCGAATTCGTTGCCAAGTGCAATGAGTTTGGCGGCGACCTCAAAGGAGCACAAGGGGTTCCAGAACATATGCTACTTCAAGCCGGCAAGCAAGGGGTCTGCAAAATCAATATTGATACAGATCTGCGTCTCGCAATGACGGCTTCCATCCGTGAGCATCTGCAGACACATCCTGCCGATTTTGATCCCCGGCAGTACCTCAAGCCAGCTCGCGAAGCCATTAAAAACATGGTGCAGCACAAAATTAAAAACGTACTTAACTGCAGCAACCGTCTGTAA